From Psychroflexus torquis ATCC 700755, the proteins below share one genomic window:
- a CDS encoding serine hydrolase domain-containing protein, which yields MTKKRTKRIFQIVLLTSTAISLFYVPWILVWAWLLPLPNTVQEQLDEGIGHGFDGMIVYVDQAGKPPEFYASGWHDRKNKIPADPKALFKIASITKLYIAVATAKLVKEERLSLDKTLADYFPELVGRIENAEKITLRMMVQHRSGIPNFVDHPNYWTNPPKSKQETLDYALDLPADFEPGEDYGYSNTNYMLIEDLLDKVLGYSRHQYIKEEILMPLQLKNTFASLHDVDIDDVMSGYYVGVEDDLKTEFTGLMIATAEDVGIFLRALNDGSVFNEGEQEIYSSIYVYEHTGLLIGYQSIAEYHKEIDTVVIQFNNTTNFDGYDWNLAEIIYSRIVKIVRSKKSS from the coding sequence ATGACAAAAAAAAGAACAAAACGAATATTCCAAATAGTTTTACTTACTAGTACTGCTATCTCCTTATTTTACGTACCCTGGATATTAGTCTGGGCTTGGCTATTACCATTACCAAATACAGTTCAAGAACAGTTGGATGAAGGAATTGGTCATGGATTTGATGGAATGATTGTTTACGTGGATCAAGCCGGTAAGCCGCCAGAATTTTATGCCTCAGGCTGGCATGACCGAAAAAATAAAATACCAGCAGACCCGAAAGCATTATTCAAGATTGCCAGTATTACCAAGCTATATATTGCTGTTGCTACTGCAAAATTAGTTAAGGAAGAACGTTTGTCTCTGGATAAAACACTCGCTGATTACTTCCCAGAACTGGTGGGAAGAATTGAAAATGCAGAAAAAATCACGTTGAGAATGATGGTTCAGCACCGAAGCGGTATTCCTAATTTTGTAGACCATCCTAATTATTGGACAAACCCACCAAAAAGCAAACAAGAAACACTTGACTACGCATTGGATTTACCAGCTGACTTTGAACCGGGTGAAGACTATGGCTATTCAAATACGAATTATATGTTGATTGAGGATCTCCTAGATAAAGTACTGGGTTATAGTCGTCACCAATATATTAAGGAGGAAATTTTGATGCCTCTCCAGCTCAAAAATACGTTTGCTTCGCTTCATGACGTAGATATAGACGATGTGATGAGCGGATATTATGTTGGAGTTGAAGACGATCTAAAAACTGAATTTACTGGCTTAATGATCGCTACAGCAGAGGATGTGGGTATATTCTTGCGAGCATTAAACGATGGTTCGGTGTTTAATGAGGGTGAACAGGAAATCTATTCCTCCATTTACGTGTACGAACACACAGGTCTGCTTATTGGCTATCAGAGTATTGCAGAATACCACAAAGAGATTGATACAGTTGTAATTCAATTTAACAATACAACTAACTTTGATGGATATGATTGGAATTTAGCGGAAATCATATATAGTCGTATTGTAAAAATAGTGAGAAGTAAAAAAAGCTCATAA